One genomic window of Azospirillum sp. TSH58 includes the following:
- a CDS encoding NADP-dependent isocitrate dehydrogenase encodes MTKIKVANPVVELDGDEMTRIIWQFIKDKLILPYLDIDLKYYDLSVENRDKTDDRVTVESANAIKQYGVGVKCATITPDEARVTEFNLKKMWKSPNGTIRNILGGTVFREPIVCSNVPRYVPGWTKPIIIGRHAFGDQYKATDFVVPGKGKLTIKWVPEGGGEPIEHEVYDFPGGGVAMGMYNLDESIEGFAHSSFMYGLERGYPVYLSTKNTILKAYDGRFKDIFQKVFDEHYAAQFKAKGLVYEHRLIDDMVASALKWEGGFVWACKNYDGDVESDVVAQGFGSLGLMTSVLITPDGKTVEAEAAHGTVTRHYREHQKGKETSTNPIASIYAWTQGLAYRGKFDNTPDVVKFAETLERVCVETVESGFMTKDLAILIGPEQPWLTTKQFLDKLDENLQKKMAAWA; translated from the coding sequence ATGACGAAGATCAAGGTAGCCAATCCGGTCGTCGAACTCGACGGCGACGAGATGACGCGCATCATCTGGCAGTTCATCAAGGACAAGCTGATCCTGCCGTACCTCGACATCGACCTGAAATACTACGATCTCAGCGTCGAGAACCGCGACAAGACGGACGACCGGGTGACGGTCGAATCGGCCAACGCGATCAAGCAGTACGGCGTCGGCGTCAAGTGCGCGACCATCACCCCGGACGAGGCGCGGGTGACGGAGTTCAATCTCAAGAAGATGTGGAAGTCGCCGAACGGCACGATCCGCAACATCCTGGGCGGCACCGTCTTCCGCGAGCCGATCGTCTGCTCCAACGTTCCGCGCTACGTTCCGGGCTGGACCAAGCCGATCATCATCGGCCGCCACGCCTTCGGCGACCAGTACAAGGCCACCGACTTCGTCGTTCCCGGCAAGGGCAAGCTGACCATCAAGTGGGTGCCGGAAGGCGGCGGCGAGCCGATCGAGCACGAGGTGTACGATTTCCCCGGCGGCGGCGTCGCCATGGGCATGTACAACCTGGACGAGTCGATCGAGGGCTTCGCCCACTCCAGCTTCATGTACGGCCTGGAGCGCGGCTACCCGGTCTACCTGTCCACCAAGAACACGATCCTCAAGGCCTATGACGGGCGCTTCAAGGACATCTTCCAGAAGGTGTTCGACGAGCATTACGCCGCCCAGTTCAAGGCCAAGGGCCTCGTCTACGAGCACCGCCTGATCGACGACATGGTCGCCTCGGCCCTGAAGTGGGAAGGCGGCTTCGTGTGGGCCTGCAAGAACTACGACGGCGACGTGGAGTCGGACGTCGTGGCGCAGGGCTTCGGCTCGCTGGGCCTGATGACCTCGGTGCTGATCACGCCGGACGGCAAGACCGTCGAGGCGGAGGCCGCCCACGGCACGGTGACCCGCCACTACCGCGAGCACCAGAAGGGCAAGGAAACCTCCACCAACCCGATCGCCTCGATCTACGCCTGGACGCAGGGTCTGGCCTACCGCGGCAAGTTCGACAACACGCCGGACGTCGTGAAGTTCGCCGAGACGCTGGAGCGCGTCTGCGTCGAGACCGTCGAGTCGGGCTTCATGACCAAGGATCTCGCGATCCTCATCGGTCCGGAGCAGCCCTGGCTGACCACCAAGCAGTTCCTCGACAAGCTGGACGAGAACCTGCAGAAGAAGATGGCCGCCTGGGCGTAA
- a CDS encoding TIGR00730 family Rossman fold protein: protein MKALNSVCVYCGSSSRVAAVHKEAAHMLGDGLAQRGIRLVYGGGRVGLMGIAADAALAAGGQVVGIIPEHIQAAEIEHTGLTELHVVDSMHTRKRMMVDRADAFVVLPGGLGTLDEAFEVLTWKQLGLHDKPVLIVDVDGYWRPLLGLIDHTVAQGFTQPAHRALYTVVDDVDDVFAALAHEPEPALKIPTQKL, encoded by the coding sequence ATGAAAGCCCTGAATTCCGTCTGCGTCTATTGCGGCTCATCCAGCCGCGTCGCCGCTGTCCACAAGGAGGCCGCCCATATGTTGGGCGACGGGCTGGCCCAGCGGGGCATCCGGCTCGTCTACGGCGGCGGGCGGGTCGGGCTGATGGGAATCGCCGCCGACGCAGCGCTCGCCGCCGGGGGCCAGGTCGTCGGCATCATCCCGGAACACATCCAGGCCGCCGAGATCGAGCACACCGGCCTGACCGAGCTGCACGTCGTCGACAGCATGCACACCCGCAAGCGCATGATGGTCGACCGGGCCGACGCCTTCGTGGTGCTGCCGGGCGGCCTCGGCACGCTGGACGAGGCGTTCGAGGTCCTGACCTGGAAGCAGCTGGGCCTGCACGACAAGCCGGTGCTGATCGTGGATGTCGACGGCTACTGGCGCCCCTTGCTCGGCCTGATCGACCATACGGTGGCGCAGGGTTTCACCCAGCCGGCGCACCGCGCGCTGTACACCGTCGTCGATGACGTGGATGACGTGTTTGCCGCACTGGCCCATGAACCGGAGCCCGCGTTGAAGATTCCCACACAAAAGCTCTGA